A window of Saccharomyces paradoxus chromosome XIII, complete sequence contains these coding sequences:
- the CIN4 gene encoding Arf family GTPase CIN4 (GTP-binding protein involved in beta-tubulin (Tub2p) folding~similar to YMR138W) yields the protein MGLLSIIRKQKLKDKEIRCLILGLDNSGKSTIVNKLLPEDEQSKNGIMPTVGFQIHSLIIRDVTISLWDIGGQRTLRPFWDNYFDKTQVMIWCIDVSLSMRFDETLQELRELVNRDENRIGYECAVIIVLNKIDLVESKSELHQRYILVESKLKCLFKPDIRITLVRCSGITGGGIDDLRDHLVESCYFTQ from the coding sequence ATGGGACTGCTAAGTATTATCAGGAAACAGAAACTCAAGGACAAAGAAATTCGCTGCTTGATTCTAGGGTTAGACAATTCAGGGAAGTCAACAATAGTAAACAAATTATTGCCCGAAGATGAGCAAAGTAAAAATGGTATAATGCCCACGGTGGGTTTCCAAATACATAGTCTGATAATAAGAGATGTAACGATATCTTTATGGGACATCGGCGGACAACGGACACTAAGACCATTTTGGGATAACTATTTTGATAAGACACAGGTTATGATATGGTGTATAGATGTGAGCCTTTCAATGCGATTTGATGAAACTCTGCAAGAACTTAGGGAATTGGTTAATAGAGACGAGAATCGAATAGGATATGAGTGTGCAGTAATCATTGTGTTGAACAAGATTGATTTGGTGGAGAGCAAATCCGAACTGCATCAAAGGTATATACTGGTAGAGAGCAAGTTGAAGTGTCTATTCAAGCCGGACATCCGAATAACCCTCGTTCGGTGCAGCGGTATTACCGGAGGAGGTATTGATGACCTGCGTGACCATCTGGTGGAATCTTGCTATTTCACCCAATAA
- the RIM11 gene encoding serine/threonine protein kinase RIM11 (Protein kinase~similar to YMR139W), which produces MNIQSNNPPNVSNNIVSKQVYYAHPPPTIDPNDPVQISFPTTEVVGHGSFGVVFATVIQETSEKVAIKKVLQDKRFKNRELEIMKMLSHLNIIDLKYFFYERDSQDEIYLNLILEYMPQSLYQRLRHFVHQRTPMSRLEIKYYMFQLFKSLNYLHHFANVCHRDIKPQNLLVDPETWSLKLCDFGSAKQLKPTEPNVSYICSRYYRAPELIFGATNYTNQIDIWSSGCVMAELLLGQPMFPGESGIDQLVEIIKILGTPSKQEICSMNPNYMEHKFPQIKPIPLSRVFKKEDDQTVEFLSNVLKYDPLERFNALQCLCSPYFDELKLDDGKINQITTDLKLLEFDENVELGHLSPDELSSVKRKLLPRSK; this is translated from the coding sequence ATGAATATTCAAAGCAATAACCCTCCGAATGTCAGTAATAACATAGTGTCAAAACAGGTTTACTACGCCCATCCTCCGCCCACGATAGACCCGAATGATCCGGTGCAGATATCCTTCCCTACCACCGAGGTAGTCGGGCATGGTTCGTTTGGGGTGGTATTCGCTACTGTAATTCAAGAAACTAGTGAGAAAGTTGCTATTAAGAAAGTTCTACAGGATAAACGGTTCAAGAACAGAGAACtggaaataatgaaaatgctGAGCCACCTAAATATAATAGATCTGAAGTACTTTTTCTATGAAAGGGACTCACAAGACGAGATCTATTTAAATTTGATATTAGAATACATGCCGCAGTCTTTATACCAAAGATTACGCCATTTCGTCCATCAACGTACGCCGATGTCAAGattagaaataaaatactACATGTTTCAATTGTTCAAGTCATTGAATTATCTCCATCATTTTGCTAACGTCTGCCATAGAGATATTAAGCCGCAAAATTTATTAGTAGATCCTGAAACCTGGTCCCTAAAACTGTGCGATTTTGGTAGTGCAAAACAACTGAAACCTACTGAACCTAACGTTTCCTATATTTGTTCGCGGTATTATAGAGCGCCAGAGCTAATCTTTGGCGCAACAAATTATACCAACCAAATCGATATATGGTCTTCTGGGTGCGTAATGGCAGAACTGCTATTAGGCCAGCCAATGTTCCCTGGAGAAAGTGGTATCGATCAACTAGTGGAAATTATTAAGATCTTAGGCACTCCGTCAAAGCAAGAAATTTGCTCTATGAATCCAAACTATATGGAGCATAAATTCCCACAAATTAAACCAATACCATTGTCACGCgttttcaagaaagaagatgacCAAACCGTGGAATTTTTGAGTAACGTTTTAAAATACGACCCGTTGGAAAGGTTTAATGCTCTACAATGTTTATGCAGCCCatattttgatgaattgaaaCTGGATGATGGTAaaataaatcaaataaCCACTGATTTAAAATTGCTAGAGTTCGATGAAAATGTCGAATTGGGCCATCTATCTCCAGATGAACTATCATctgtaaaaagaaagctgCTTCCCAGGTCTAAGTAA
- the SIP5 gene encoding Sip5p (similar to YMR140W) — MGNVPGKIDQEDSFNDTRPDSSYNTASSNSVTKQYDEEASSRLRTRRTTSLVNNILNGNNTRTRAGSNLSSNSRRKTSREKELAKEAHAKQLVVRSKETVDGGFLAPFGCYSFEKLDYDATVVKNLIIKRKLAPFYTPLQDFDESWTRDELIKIVDGLPLHDTFDEYLEEFEDVPIGNLRKTTFNELIDKSLSKKEQRRMHAKIFRARLYKKRILWQENENETFLEKKLEMKKIGSNSNNVGDNRSNQQKKNYHLPSDDLKYTLYKNGSECPICFLYFPGPFNYSKCCQQPICTECFVQIKRADPHFPHEEVDPTEPQTNDDEKDPNLLTSEPANCPYCATASFSITYKPPTNRETGIGGMPADSYVYRDGTISRPDGGQSSISVITSDTIRPDWEIKLNKERTRLMRRSANATAIHISNRLIDPNHSTRRNTSHSIAPVQDESTSASRSPEPTINELEDQMVREAIRLSLEDQDNRKKSKNRNAALRP; from the coding sequence ATGGGTAATGTTCCAGGGAAAATAGATCAAGAAGATAGTTTTAATGACACCAGACCGGATTCCTCATATAATACTGCATCATCTAATTCTGTCACCAAACaatatgatgaagaagctTCTTCAAGGTTGAGAACAAGACGCACGACGTCTTTGGTCAATAATATATTAAATGGGAATAATACTCGTACAAGAGCTGGTTCTAATTTATCCAGCAATAGTAGGAGAAAGACGTCACGGGAAAAGGAACTGGCTAAAGAGGCGCATGCCAAACAATTGGTTGTAAGGAGTAAGGAAACCGTAGATGGGGGGTTTTTAGCTCCATTTGGCtgttattcttttgaaaagttggaCTATGATGCTACGGTCGTTAAAAATTTAATAATCAAACGAAAGTTAGCGCCGTTTTACACTCCATTGCAAGATTTCGATGAAAGTTGGACTAGAGATGAGTTGATAAAAATTGTTGACGGATTGCCATTGCACGATACGTTCGATGAATACTTGGAAGAATTCGAAGATGTACCGATAGGCaatttaagaaaaacaaCATTTAATGAACTAATAGACAAATCCTTATCCAAAAAGGAACAGAGAAGAATGCACGCTAAGATTTTTAGAGCAAGATtatataagaaaagaattttgtGGCAGGAAAACGAAAACGAGACGtttttggagaaaaaactagagatgaaaaaaattggaagcAATTCCAACAACGTTGGCGATAATAGGAGTAACcagcaaaagaaaaattatcattTACCGAGTGACGATCTAAAGTATACTCTTTACAAAAATGGGTCTGAATGTCCTATTTGTTTTCTATATTTCCCAGGGCCTTTCAACTATTCCAAATGTTGTCAACAACCTATTTGTACTGAGTGTTTTGTACAAATTAAGAGAGCCGACCCTCATTTCCCTCATGAAGAAGTAGACCCAACCGAACCACAGACCAATGACGATGAAAAGGACCCAAACCTTCTTACTTCTGAGCCAGCAAATTGCCCCTATTGTGCAACTGCTAGCTTCAGCATCACTTATAAACCACCCACGAATCGTGAAACTGGTATAGGGGGTATGCCAGCAGACTCTTATGTATATAGGGATGGTACCATATCAAGACCTGATGGAGGTCAGTCGAGCATTTCCGTCATTACTTCGGATACTATTCGTCCTGATTGGGAAATCAAATTGAATAAAGAAAGGACAAGGTTGATGAGGAGATCTGCGAATGCCACTGCTATACATATAAGCAATAGATTAATCGACCCGAATCATAGTACAAGGAGGAATACAAGTCATAGTATAGCCCCTGTTCAAGATGAAAGTACGTCAGCTTCAAGATCGCCTGAACCGACAATAAACGAACTTGAAGACCAAATGGTGAGAGAAGCTATTAGATTAAGTCTTGAAGATCAGGACAACcgaaaaaaatcaaagaataGAAATGCCGCCTTACGACCATAG
- the RPL13B gene encoding 60S ribosomal protein eL13 (Ribosomal 60S subunit protein L13B~similar to YMR142C) — MAISKNLPILKNHFRKHWQERVKVHFDQAGKKVSRRNARAARAAKIAPRPLDLLRPVVRAPTVKYNRKVRAGRGFTLAEVKAAGLTAAYARTIGIAVDHRRQNRNQEIFDANVQRLKEYQSKIIVFPRNGKAPEAEQVLSAAATFPIAQPATDVEARAVQDNGESAFRTLRLARSEKRFRGIREKRAREKAEAEAEKKK; from the exons ATGG CTATCTCCAAGAATTTAccaattttgaagaacCACTTCAGAAAGCACTGGCAAGAACGTGTCAAGGTTCACTTTGACCAAGCTGGTAAGAAGGTTTCTAGACGTAATGCTAGAGCTGCCAGAGCCGCCAAGATTGCTCCAAGACCATTGGATTTGTTGAGACCTGTTGTCAGAGCTCCAACTGTTAAGTACAACAGAAAGGTTAGAGCTGGTAGAGGTTTCACCTTGGCTGAAGTTAAGGCCGCTGGTTTGACTGCTGCTTACGCCAGAACCATTGGTATTGCTGTTGACCACAGACGTCAAAACAGAAACCAAGAAATCTTTGACGCTAACGTCCAAAGATTGAAGGAATACCAATCCAAGATTATCGTTTTCCCAAGAAACGGTAAGGCCCCAGAAGCTGAACAAGTTTTGTCTGCTGCTGCCACTTTCCCAATTGCTCAACCAGCCACCGATGTTGAAGCTAGAGCTGTACAAGACAATGGTGAATCTGCTTTCAGAACCTTGAGATTAGCCAGATCCGAAAAGAGATTCAGAGGTATCAGAGAAAAGAGAGCTAGAGAGAAGGCTGAAGCTGAAgctgaaaagaagaaataa
- the RPS16A gene encoding 40S ribosomal protein uS9 (Protein component of the small (40S) ribosomal subunit~similar to YMR143W) — protein MSAVPSVQTFGKKKSATAVAHVKAGKGLIKVNGSPITLVEPEILRFKVYEPLLLVGLDKFSNIDIRVRVTGGGHVSQVYAIRQAIAKGLVAYHQKYVDEQSKNELKKAFTSYDRTLLIADSRRPEPKKFGGKGARSRFQKSYR, from the exons ATGTCAGCTGTCCCAAGTGTTCAA ACTTTTGGTAAGAAGAAATCAGCTACTGCTGTTGCCCATGTCAAGGCCGGTAAGGGTTTAATTAAGGTTAATGGTTCTCCAATCACTTTGGTTGAACCAGAAATCTTAAGATTCAAGGTCTACGAACCATTGTTGTTGGTTGGTTTGGACAAATTCTCCAATATCGATATCAGAGTTAGAGTCACTGGTGGTGGTCACGTTTCCCAAGTTTACGCCATCAGACAAGCTATCGCTAAAGGTTTAGTTGCTTACCATCAAAAGTATGTCGATGAACAATCCAAGAAcgaattgaagaaggcCTTCACTTCTTACGACAGAACCTTGTTGATTGCTGATTCTAGAAGACCAGAACCAAAGAAATTCGGTGGTAAGGGTGCCCGTTCCAGATTCCAAAAATCTTACCGTTAA
- the FDO1 gene encoding Fdo1p (similar to YMR144W) → MEENKLSGNKPIQLASWSNQTGSPENNGSDVQSVIQKALNLIRQLNNNGLMSPMEEDHSQPSSSQETLSVDREINEQSRLRLIQTKGNNLQKEVDTYSGLVDPVYARENMLTVLQSLVSHLNQAVSQIQQLKFKNMILTSNENNIQSRHEVEDNLQRQQFERMKCQFLLERQSLKNQLRKRENKIVKYKQKIIEKNKKLNNLAKVLNQHAISDTSQIDSFSSSAKKTPSSTTTPQETKSDMLNTLGILATHVLKDEIDDDSGNQTILQLAAGSISNDCNTTELEITCSPEMGKTVPHNRPNTKVELVQSPHGNRTLQLPKMKSFSTIDGSIKDIK, encoded by the coding sequence atggaagaaaataaactgaGCGGGAATAAACCGATTCAACTAGCTTCCTGGTCGAACCAAACGGGGTCTCCAGAAAACAATGGTAGTGATGTACAAAGTGTTATTCAAAAAGCTTTGAACCTGATCCGACAATTAAACAATAATGGGCTGATGAGCCCGATGGAAGAAGACCATTCGCAGCCTTCATCTTCACAGGAGACACTTAGTGTCGATAGAGAGATTAATGAACAAAGCCGTTTGCGTCTTATCCAAACAAAAGGTAATAATTTACAGAAGGAAGTAGACACATATTCTGGCCTGGTGGATCCTGTGTACGCCAGAGAGAATATGCTAACCGTTTTGCAATCATTAGTCTCGCATCTGAATCAAGCTGTCAGCCAAATACAACAGTTAAAATTTAAGAATATGATCCTTACTTCaaacgaaaataatatacaaTCAAGGCATGAAGTGGAAGATAATCTCCAGAGACaacaatttgaaagaatgaaaTGTCAATTTTTATTGGAACGTCAAAGTTTAAAGAACCAGTTACGAAAGcgagaaaataaaattgttAAATATAAGCAGAAGATCATTGAGAAGAATAAGAAATTAAACAATCTTGCGAAGGTTCTTAACCAACATGCTATATCAGATACCTCTCAAATAGATAGTTTTAGTAGCTCCGCAAAGAAAACGCCTTCGTCGACCACAACGCCCCAAGAAACGAAGTCGGACATGCTGAACACTTTAGGAATATTGGCCACACACGTCttaaaagatgaaattgatgatgattcCGGAAATCAAACGATTTTACAACTGGCTGCAGGGAGTATAAGCAACGATTGTAACACTACGGAGTTAGAAATTACGTGCAGTCCCGAAATGGGGAAGACTGTTCCACACAATCGACCAAATACTAAAGTTGAGTTAGTTCAGAGTCCACATGGGAATAGGACCCTCCAATTGCCCAAGATGAAAAGTTTTAGTACTATAGATGGAAGCATTAAAGATATTAAGTGA
- the NDE1 gene encoding NADH-ubiquinone reductase (H(+)-translocating) NDE1 (Mitochondrial external NADH dehydrogenase~similar to YMR145C), which produces MIRQSLMKTLWANSPRFSLQSKPGLANCAKNRSFHAARNLLQDKKVILQKVAPTTSVVAKQSFFKRTGKFTLKALLYSALAGTAYVSYSLYREANPSTQVPQSDTFPNGSKRKTLVILGSGWGSVSLLKNLDTTLYNVVVVSPRNYFLFTPLLPSTPVGTIELKSIVEPVRTIARRSHGEVHYYEAEAYDVDPENKTIKVKSSAKNNDYDLDLKYDYLVVGVGAQPNTFGTPGVYEYSSFLKEISDAQEIRLKIMSSIEKAASLSPKDPERARLLSFVVVGGGPTGVEFAAELRDYVDQDLRKWMPELSKEIKVTLVEALPNILNMFDKYLVDYAQDLFKEEKIDLRLKTMVKKVDATTITAKTGDGDIESIPYGVLVWATGNAPREVSKNLMSKLEEQDSRRGLLIDNKLQLLGAKGSIFAIGDCTFHPGLFPTAQVAHQEGEYLAQYFKKAYKIDQLDWKMTHSKDDSEAARLKNQIVKIQSQVEDFKYNHKGALAYIGSDKAIADLAVGEAKYRLAGSFTFLFWKSAYLAMCLSFRNRVLVAMDWAKVYFLGRDSSI; this is translated from the coding sequence atgattAGACAATCATTAATGAAAACATTGTGGGCTAATTCCCCCAGGTTTAGTCTACAGAGCAAGCCAGGCCTTGCGAACTGTGCCAAAAATAGATCGTTCCATGCAGCAAGAAATTTGCTACAGGACAAGAAAGTGATTTTGCAAAAAGTGGCGCCCACTACCAGTGTTGTTGCGAAGCAGTCCTTTTTCAAGAGAACTGGGAAGTTTACTTTGAAGGCTTTATTGTATTCTGCTCTGGCGGGTACGGCTTATGTTTCCTACTCACTTTACAGGGAAGCTAATCCTTCTACACAAGTTCCTCAATCGGATACTTTTCCCAACGGATCGAAGAGAAAGACGTTGGTAATTCTGGGCTCTGGTTGGGGGTCTGTGTcgcttttgaaaaatttggataCTACGTTGTATaatgttgttgttgtttctCCAAGGaattattttctcttcacTCCGTTATTGCCATCTACCCCAGTGGGTACCATTGAATTGAAATCCATTGTCGAACCTGTCAGAACTATTGCTAGAAGATCGCATGGTGAAGTCCATTATTACGAAGCTGAAGCATATGACGTTGATCctgaaaacaaaacaatcAAGGTCAAATCATCTGCCAAGAATAATGATTACGACTTGGATTTGAAATACGACTACCTAGTTGTCGGTGTGGGTGCTCAGCCAAACACTTTCGGTACCCCAGGTGTTTACgaatattcttctttcttgaaggaAATTTCCGACGCTCAAGAAATCAGATTAAAAATCATGTCCagtattgaaaaagctgCCTCTCTGTCTCCAAAAGATCCTGAAAGGGCGAGATTGTTGAGTTTTGTTGTCGTTGGTGGTGGGCCCACTGGTGTTGAATTTGCCGCTGAATTAAGAGATTACGTTGACCAGGACTTGAGAAAATGGATGCCCGAATTGagtaaagaaattaaagtCACTTTGGTGGAGGCTTTGCCAAACATTTTGAACATGTTTGACAAGTATCTCGTTGACTATGCTCAAGATTTATtcaaagaggaaaagattGATTTAAGATTGAAAACAATGGTTAAGAAAGTTGACGCTACCACTATAACCGCCAAAACTGGTGATGGCGATATTGAAAGTATACCGTATGGTGTGTTAGTTTGGGCCACAGGTAATGCGCCAAGGGAAGTCTCCAAAAACTTAATGTCTAAATTAGAGGAACAGGATTCAAGACGTGGTTTGTTGATAGATAACAAACTTCAATTGCTGGGTGCTAAAGGCTCTATTTTCGCCATTGGTGATTGTACTTTCCACCCTGGTTTGTTCCCTACCGCACAAGTGGCCCACCAAGAAGGTGAATACTTGGCtcaatatttcaagaaagcTTATAAAATCGATCAATTGGATTGGAAAATGACTCATTCTAAAGATGACTCGGAAGCCGCCAGATTAAAGAACCAGATTGTCAAAATTCAGTCACAAGTTGaagatttcaaatataACCATAAGGGTGCCCTAGCTTACATTGGTTCAGATAAAGCCATCGCTGATCTTGCCGTTGGTGAAGCCAAATATAGGTTAGCTGGCTCATTCACTTTCCTATTCTGGAAATCTGCTTATCTAGCAATGTGTTTGTCCTTTAGAAATAGAGTCCTTGTCGCTATGGATTGGGCTaaagtttatttcttgGGTAGAGATTCATCTATCTAG